One region of Danio rerio strain Tuebingen ecotype United States chromosome 5, GRCz12tu, whole genome shotgun sequence genomic DNA includes:
- the ttc16 gene encoding tetratricopeptide repeat protein 16 isoform X4 → MGRIRWTPLRTSTPQGPFSNTGGPPMCTRRGSSTSWRRGPSISPSMFWYCSCGPPFAAKGSWVWNQNGQNPYITYEYTVMRDSMASVSQPPIYTGPQGGSSLVSVEVGSVLQHNQSMYDKNQEQTTGPRAVEGQKPAQETNEVYETANIDCEQDANTQVQYTEGNCSWPSAVGAPGTATVSRPAEDMVNSENLIWRVLLGERLGSDGVLANISTNQLLTHRDGLSSEAEPMELDYSSLEQAGLNGSLLEFTLGNRRNDTDLLLPNRNLTAILRNRGNRTRNNHRLLQKNKPSAADMYRWKLSTQEPCSMTCSIGVSKSLAMCVRYDGIEVDDVYCDALTRPEPVHDFCIGRECQPRWEASSWSECSRTCGEGFQFRLVRCWKMLAPGLDSSVYSDLCTEAQLERPPERRACKSPTCGPQWEVAEWSECPAKCGRRSLVTREVRCSDEAHACDEETRPPSTKNCTGPPCERQWTASEWGPCSGICGHGKTVRHVYCKTAEGRVVPESQCSPENKPLAIHPCGDNECAPHWLTQDWERCNTTCGRGVKRRTVLCVSITSGKVQINEDEECDASKRPADEDTCFERPCFKWYTTPWSECTKTCGVGVRMRDVKCYQGRELVRGCDPLTKPVNKQTCALQPCPTEPPDENCQDRPTTNCSLALKVNLCSHWYYSKACCHSCRNLRSS, encoded by the exons ATGGGGCGTATAAGATGGACACCCCTCAGAACTTCCACGCCGCAGGGACCATTTTCAAATACCGGCGGCCCACCGATGTGTACGAGACGGGGATCGAGTACATCGTGGCGAAGGGGCCCATCGATCAGCCCATCAATGTTCTGGTACTGTAGCTGTGGTCCTCCCTTCGCCGCCAAGGGCTCATGG GTCTGGAACCAGAATGGGCAAAATCCGTACATCACATATGAGTACACAGTGATGAGGGACTCTATGGCTTCTGTGTCACAGCCTCCCATTTACACGGGGCCGCAGGGAGGATCCAGTCTGGTTTCAGTGGAGGTTGGGAGTGTTTTACAGCATAACCAGAGCATGTATGATAAGAACCAGGAACAGACCACCGGACCCAGGGCTGTGGAGGGACAAAAGCCTGCTCAGGAAACCAATGAAGTGTATGAGACGGCTAACATTGACTGCGAGCAGGACGCTAACACACAAGTGCAATATACAG AGGGGAACTGCAGCTGGCCCAGTGCAGTAGGAGCTCCTGGGACAGCAACAGTCAGCCGACCGGCAGAGGACATGGTAAACTCTGAAAACCTGATCTGGAGAGTGCTTTTAGGAGAGCGGCTCGGCTCTGATGGTGTCCTCGCCAACATCTCCACCAACCAGCTTCTTACGCATCGAGATGGCTTATCGTCTGAAGCTGAGCCGATGGAGCTGGACTACAGCAGTTTGGAGCAAGCGGGTCTTAATGGCTCACTGCTTGAGTTTACCCTCGGAAACCGACGAAATGACACAGACCTCCTGCTCCCAAACAGAAATCTTACTGCCATTTTACGCAACCGTGGCAATCGCACCAG gaATAACCATAGGCTCCTTCAGAAGAACAAACCAAGCGCTGCTGACATGTACCGGTGGAAGTTGTCCACACAGGAGCCCTGCAGTATGACATGTTCCATTG GTGTGTCAAAATCACTTGCCATGTGTGTGCGGTATGATGGCATCGAGGTGGATGATGTTTATTGTGACGCTTTGACTCGACCAGAGCCGGTTCATGATTTCTGCATTGGTAGAGAATGCCAGCCCAG ATGGGAGGCGAGCAGCTGGAGTGAGTGCTCTCGGACCTGTGGGGAAGGTTTTCAGTTTCGGCTGGTGCGCTGCTGGAAGATGCTGGCTCCTGGACTCGACAGCTCGGTGTACAGTGACCTCTGTACTGAAGCGCAGCTCGAGCGGCCTCCAGAGCGCCGGGCCTGCAAGAGCCCCACCTGCGGCCCACAGTGGGAGGTAGCAGAGTGGTCTGAG TGTCCAGCTAAATGTGGTCGCAGGAGTCTGGTCACTCGAGAGGTCAGATGCTCAGATGAGGCCCATGCGTGTGATGAGGAAACTCGTCCACCATCGACCAAAAATTGCACAGGCCCTCCATGTGAGCGCCAGTGGACAGCATCCGAGTGGGGACCG tGTTCAGGGATCTGTGGTCATGGAAAAACGGTGAGGCATGTGTACTGCAAAACAGCAGAGGGCCGAGTGGTACCCGAGTCTCAGTGCTCACCTGAAAACAAGCCTCTGGCTATTCACCCCTGCGGAGAcaatgaatgtgctccacactgGCTGACCCAGGACTGGGAGAGG TGCAACACAACATGTGGACGGGGTGTGAAGAGAAGGACAGTGCTGTGTGTCAGCATTACAAGTGGGAAGGTCCAGATTAATGAGGATGAGGAATGTGACGCCAGCAAGAGGCCAGCGGATGAGGACACCTGCTTCGAGAGGCCTTGCTTTAAGTGGTACACAACGCCGTGGTCTGAG TGCACCAAGACGTGTGGTGTGGGTGTGCGGATGAGGGATGTGAAGTGTTATCAGGGACGAGAGCTTGTTCGTGGATGCGACCCTTTGACTAAACCTGTTAACAAGCAGACCTGTGCGCTGCAGCCCTGCCCCACCGAACCTCCAG ATGAAAACTGCCAGGATCGTCCCACCACCAACTGCTCTCTGGCTCTCAAGGTGAACCTCTGCTCTCACTGGTACTACAGCAAGGCCTGTTGCCATTCCTGCCGAAACCTTCGATCTTCCTAA
- the ttc16 gene encoding tetratricopeptide repeat protein 16 isoform X2: protein MMKIWSRISLVLLGLVTLALSLGNLSSRGQEEGVASNSLEDGLEVITYWWGEWTKWTACTRTCGGGVMSQERHCLKQRKKTTTGKDNMTCTGNAKKYHLCNAKECPSTGRSFREEQCWSFNSQVYNGKNYHWKPLYPDDYVHISSNPCDLHCTTSDGQRQLMVPARDGTSCKYSNYRGVCVDGKCEPIGCDGVLFSPNTLDKCGVCQGDGSSCSRVTGNFRRGASSLGYTFITQIPEGSWDIQVIERKKSADILAVTDQAGNFFFNGAYKMDTPQNFHAAGTIFKYRRPTDVYETGIEYIVAKGPIDQPINVLVWNQNGQNPYITYEYTVMRDSMASVSQPPIYTGPQGGSSLVSVEVGSVLQHNQSMYDKNQEQTTGPRAVEGQKPAQETNEVYETANIDCEQDANTQVQYTEGNCSWPSAVGAPGTATVSRPAEDMVNSENLIWRVLLGERLGSDGVLANISTNQLLTHRDGLSSEAEPMELDYSSLEQAGLNGSLLEFTLGNRRNDTDLLLPNRNLTAILRNRGNRTRNNHRLLQKNKPSAADMYRWKLSTQEPCSMTCSIGVSKSLAMCVRYDGIEVDDVYCDALTRPEPVHDFCIGRECQPRWEASSWSECSRTCGEGFQFRLVRCWKMLAPGLDSSVYSDLCTEAQLERPPERRACKSPTCGPQWEVAEWSECPAKCGRRSLVTREVRCSDEAHACDEETRPPSTKNCTGPPCERQWTASEWGPCSGICGHGKTVRHVYCKTAEGRVVPESQCSPENKPLAIHPCGDNECAPHWLTQDWERCNTTCGRGVKRRTVLCVSITSGKVQINEDEECDASKRPADEDTCFERPCFKWYTTPWSECTKTCGVGVRMRDVKCYQGRELVRGCDPLTKPVNKQTCALQPCPTEPPDENCQDRPTTNCSLALKVNLCSHWYYSKACCHSCRNLRSS from the exons GATGAAGATCTGGTCCAGGATCAGTCTGGTGCTGCTTGGTCTTGTAACTCTGGCTCTGTCTCTGGGAAATCTCTCCAGCAGAGGACAG GAAGAGGGTGTTGCCTCTAACAGTCTGGAGGACGGGCTGGAAGTGATCACATACTGGTGGGGTGAATGGACAAAGTGGACAGCCTGCACTCGTACCTGCGGAGGAGGCGTCATGTCACAGGAGAGACACTGTCTGAAGCAAAG GAAGAAAACAACAACCGGTAAAGACAACATGACATGCACAGGCAATGCAAAAAAGTATCACCTCTGCAATGCAAAG GAATGTCCTTCTACAGGGAGGAGTTTCAGAGAAGAGCAGTGCTGGTCATTCAACTCTCAGGTTTACAATGGAAAGAATTACCACTGGAAACCTCTCTATCCTG ACGACTACGTTCATATCTCCAGTAATCCGTGTGACCTACACTGCACCACCTCTGATGGTCAAAGACAGCTGATGGTTCCTGCACGTGATGGGACGTCCTGCAAGTACAGCAACTACAGAGGCGTGTGTGTCGACGGCAAATGTGAA CCCATAGGATGTGACGGTGTCCTCTTCTCCCCCAACACCCTGGATAAGTGTGGCGTGTGTCAGGGAGACGGGAGCAGCTGCAGTCGAGTTACTGGGAACTTTCGCCGCGGGGCCTCGAGTCTAG GCTATACTTTCATAACTCAAATCCCCGAAGGATCATGGGACATCCAGGTTATTGAGAGGAAGAAGTCTGCAGATATCCTGG CTGTGACTGACCAAGCAGGGAACTTTTTCTTCAATGGGGCGTATAAGATGGACACCCCTCAGAACTTCCACGCCGCAGGGACCATTTTCAAATACCGGCGGCCCACCGATGTGTACGAGACGGGGATCGAGTACATCGTGGCGAAGGGGCCCATCGATCAGCCCATCAATGTTCTG GTCTGGAACCAGAATGGGCAAAATCCGTACATCACATATGAGTACACAGTGATGAGGGACTCTATGGCTTCTGTGTCACAGCCTCCCATTTACACGGGGCCGCAGGGAGGATCCAGTCTGGTTTCAGTGGAGGTTGGGAGTGTTTTACAGCATAACCAGAGCATGTATGATAAGAACCAGGAACAGACCACCGGACCCAGGGCTGTGGAGGGACAAAAGCCTGCTCAGGAAACCAATGAAGTGTATGAGACGGCTAACATTGACTGCGAGCAGGACGCTAACACACAAGTGCAATATACAG AGGGGAACTGCAGCTGGCCCAGTGCAGTAGGAGCTCCTGGGACAGCAACAGTCAGCCGACCGGCAGAGGACATGGTAAACTCTGAAAACCTGATCTGGAGAGTGCTTTTAGGAGAGCGGCTCGGCTCTGATGGTGTCCTCGCCAACATCTCCACCAACCAGCTTCTTACGCATCGAGATGGCTTATCGTCTGAAGCTGAGCCGATGGAGCTGGACTACAGCAGTTTGGAGCAAGCGGGTCTTAATGGCTCACTGCTTGAGTTTACCCTCGGAAACCGACGAAATGACACAGACCTCCTGCTCCCAAACAGAAATCTTACTGCCATTTTACGCAACCGTGGCAATCGCACCAG gaATAACCATAGGCTCCTTCAGAAGAACAAACCAAGCGCTGCTGACATGTACCGGTGGAAGTTGTCCACACAGGAGCCCTGCAGTATGACATGTTCCATTG GTGTGTCAAAATCACTTGCCATGTGTGTGCGGTATGATGGCATCGAGGTGGATGATGTTTATTGTGACGCTTTGACTCGACCAGAGCCGGTTCATGATTTCTGCATTGGTAGAGAATGCCAGCCCAG ATGGGAGGCGAGCAGCTGGAGTGAGTGCTCTCGGACCTGTGGGGAAGGTTTTCAGTTTCGGCTGGTGCGCTGCTGGAAGATGCTGGCTCCTGGACTCGACAGCTCGGTGTACAGTGACCTCTGTACTGAAGCGCAGCTCGAGCGGCCTCCAGAGCGCCGGGCCTGCAAGAGCCCCACCTGCGGCCCACAGTGGGAGGTAGCAGAGTGGTCTGAG TGTCCAGCTAAATGTGGTCGCAGGAGTCTGGTCACTCGAGAGGTCAGATGCTCAGATGAGGCCCATGCGTGTGATGAGGAAACTCGTCCACCATCGACCAAAAATTGCACAGGCCCTCCATGTGAGCGCCAGTGGACAGCATCCGAGTGGGGACCG tGTTCAGGGATCTGTGGTCATGGAAAAACGGTGAGGCATGTGTACTGCAAAACAGCAGAGGGCCGAGTGGTACCCGAGTCTCAGTGCTCACCTGAAAACAAGCCTCTGGCTATTCACCCCTGCGGAGAcaatgaatgtgctccacactgGCTGACCCAGGACTGGGAGAGG TGCAACACAACATGTGGACGGGGTGTGAAGAGAAGGACAGTGCTGTGTGTCAGCATTACAAGTGGGAAGGTCCAGATTAATGAGGATGAGGAATGTGACGCCAGCAAGAGGCCAGCGGATGAGGACACCTGCTTCGAGAGGCCTTGCTTTAAGTGGTACACAACGCCGTGGTCTGAG TGCACCAAGACGTGTGGTGTGGGTGTGCGGATGAGGGATGTGAAGTGTTATCAGGGACGAGAGCTTGTTCGTGGATGCGACCCTTTGACTAAACCTGTTAACAAGCAGACCTGTGCGCTGCAGCCCTGCCCCACCGAACCTCCAG ATGAAAACTGCCAGGATCGTCCCACCACCAACTGCTCTCTGGCTCTCAAGGTGAACCTCTGCTCTCACTGGTACTACAGCAAGGCCTGTTGCCATTCCTGCCGAAACCTTCGATCTTCCTAA
- the ttc16 gene encoding tetratricopeptide repeat protein 16 isoform X1 → MCGGSLGASDSIVEDWQQQQELMILAPARKPFSQRRSPTLPLSSCRAGTEGKKGGRRRRRRGGGEEGGCRSTPYPLYKTHPHSTPSETTHTVQQHQLQLCRMKIWSRISLVLLGLVTLALSLGNLSSRGQEEGVASNSLEDGLEVITYWWGEWTKWTACTRTCGGGVMSQERHCLKQRKKTTTGKDNMTCTGNAKKYHLCNAKECPSTGRSFREEQCWSFNSQVYNGKNYHWKPLYPDDYVHISSNPCDLHCTTSDGQRQLMVPARDGTSCKYSNYRGVCVDGKCEPIGCDGVLFSPNTLDKCGVCQGDGSSCSRVTGNFRRGASSLGYTFITQIPEGSWDIQVIERKKSADILAVTDQAGNFFFNGAYKMDTPQNFHAAGTIFKYRRPTDVYETGIEYIVAKGPIDQPINVLVWNQNGQNPYITYEYTVMRDSMASVSQPPIYTGPQGGSSLVSVEVGSVLQHNQSMYDKNQEQTTGPRAVEGQKPAQETNEVYETANIDCEQDANTQVQYTEGNCSWPSAVGAPGTATVSRPAEDMVNSENLIWRVLLGERLGSDGVLANISTNQLLTHRDGLSSEAEPMELDYSSLEQAGLNGSLLEFTLGNRRNDTDLLLPNRNLTAILRNRGNRTRNNHRLLQKNKPSAADMYRWKLSTQEPCSMTCSIGVSKSLAMCVRYDGIEVDDVYCDALTRPEPVHDFCIGRECQPRWEASSWSECSRTCGEGFQFRLVRCWKMLAPGLDSSVYSDLCTEAQLERPPERRACKSPTCGPQWEVAEWSECPAKCGRRSLVTREVRCSDEAHACDEETRPPSTKNCTGPPCERQWTASEWGPCSGICGHGKTVRHVYCKTAEGRVVPESQCSPENKPLAIHPCGDNECAPHWLTQDWERCNTTCGRGVKRRTVLCVSITSGKVQINEDEECDASKRPADEDTCFERPCFKWYTTPWSECTKTCGVGVRMRDVKCYQGRELVRGCDPLTKPVNKQTCALQPCPTEPPDENCQDRPTTNCSLALKVNLCSHWYYSKACCHSCRNLRSS, encoded by the exons GATGAAGATCTGGTCCAGGATCAGTCTGGTGCTGCTTGGTCTTGTAACTCTGGCTCTGTCTCTGGGAAATCTCTCCAGCAGAGGACAG GAAGAGGGTGTTGCCTCTAACAGTCTGGAGGACGGGCTGGAAGTGATCACATACTGGTGGGGTGAATGGACAAAGTGGACAGCCTGCACTCGTACCTGCGGAGGAGGCGTCATGTCACAGGAGAGACACTGTCTGAAGCAAAG GAAGAAAACAACAACCGGTAAAGACAACATGACATGCACAGGCAATGCAAAAAAGTATCACCTCTGCAATGCAAAG GAATGTCCTTCTACAGGGAGGAGTTTCAGAGAAGAGCAGTGCTGGTCATTCAACTCTCAGGTTTACAATGGAAAGAATTACCACTGGAAACCTCTCTATCCTG ACGACTACGTTCATATCTCCAGTAATCCGTGTGACCTACACTGCACCACCTCTGATGGTCAAAGACAGCTGATGGTTCCTGCACGTGATGGGACGTCCTGCAAGTACAGCAACTACAGAGGCGTGTGTGTCGACGGCAAATGTGAA CCCATAGGATGTGACGGTGTCCTCTTCTCCCCCAACACCCTGGATAAGTGTGGCGTGTGTCAGGGAGACGGGAGCAGCTGCAGTCGAGTTACTGGGAACTTTCGCCGCGGGGCCTCGAGTCTAG GCTATACTTTCATAACTCAAATCCCCGAAGGATCATGGGACATCCAGGTTATTGAGAGGAAGAAGTCTGCAGATATCCTGG CTGTGACTGACCAAGCAGGGAACTTTTTCTTCAATGGGGCGTATAAGATGGACACCCCTCAGAACTTCCACGCCGCAGGGACCATTTTCAAATACCGGCGGCCCACCGATGTGTACGAGACGGGGATCGAGTACATCGTGGCGAAGGGGCCCATCGATCAGCCCATCAATGTTCTG GTCTGGAACCAGAATGGGCAAAATCCGTACATCACATATGAGTACACAGTGATGAGGGACTCTATGGCTTCTGTGTCACAGCCTCCCATTTACACGGGGCCGCAGGGAGGATCCAGTCTGGTTTCAGTGGAGGTTGGGAGTGTTTTACAGCATAACCAGAGCATGTATGATAAGAACCAGGAACAGACCACCGGACCCAGGGCTGTGGAGGGACAAAAGCCTGCTCAGGAAACCAATGAAGTGTATGAGACGGCTAACATTGACTGCGAGCAGGACGCTAACACACAAGTGCAATATACAG AGGGGAACTGCAGCTGGCCCAGTGCAGTAGGAGCTCCTGGGACAGCAACAGTCAGCCGACCGGCAGAGGACATGGTAAACTCTGAAAACCTGATCTGGAGAGTGCTTTTAGGAGAGCGGCTCGGCTCTGATGGTGTCCTCGCCAACATCTCCACCAACCAGCTTCTTACGCATCGAGATGGCTTATCGTCTGAAGCTGAGCCGATGGAGCTGGACTACAGCAGTTTGGAGCAAGCGGGTCTTAATGGCTCACTGCTTGAGTTTACCCTCGGAAACCGACGAAATGACACAGACCTCCTGCTCCCAAACAGAAATCTTACTGCCATTTTACGCAACCGTGGCAATCGCACCAG gaATAACCATAGGCTCCTTCAGAAGAACAAACCAAGCGCTGCTGACATGTACCGGTGGAAGTTGTCCACACAGGAGCCCTGCAGTATGACATGTTCCATTG GTGTGTCAAAATCACTTGCCATGTGTGTGCGGTATGATGGCATCGAGGTGGATGATGTTTATTGTGACGCTTTGACTCGACCAGAGCCGGTTCATGATTTCTGCATTGGTAGAGAATGCCAGCCCAG ATGGGAGGCGAGCAGCTGGAGTGAGTGCTCTCGGACCTGTGGGGAAGGTTTTCAGTTTCGGCTGGTGCGCTGCTGGAAGATGCTGGCTCCTGGACTCGACAGCTCGGTGTACAGTGACCTCTGTACTGAAGCGCAGCTCGAGCGGCCTCCAGAGCGCCGGGCCTGCAAGAGCCCCACCTGCGGCCCACAGTGGGAGGTAGCAGAGTGGTCTGAG TGTCCAGCTAAATGTGGTCGCAGGAGTCTGGTCACTCGAGAGGTCAGATGCTCAGATGAGGCCCATGCGTGTGATGAGGAAACTCGTCCACCATCGACCAAAAATTGCACAGGCCCTCCATGTGAGCGCCAGTGGACAGCATCCGAGTGGGGACCG tGTTCAGGGATCTGTGGTCATGGAAAAACGGTGAGGCATGTGTACTGCAAAACAGCAGAGGGCCGAGTGGTACCCGAGTCTCAGTGCTCACCTGAAAACAAGCCTCTGGCTATTCACCCCTGCGGAGAcaatgaatgtgctccacactgGCTGACCCAGGACTGGGAGAGG TGCAACACAACATGTGGACGGGGTGTGAAGAGAAGGACAGTGCTGTGTGTCAGCATTACAAGTGGGAAGGTCCAGATTAATGAGGATGAGGAATGTGACGCCAGCAAGAGGCCAGCGGATGAGGACACCTGCTTCGAGAGGCCTTGCTTTAAGTGGTACACAACGCCGTGGTCTGAG TGCACCAAGACGTGTGGTGTGGGTGTGCGGATGAGGGATGTGAAGTGTTATCAGGGACGAGAGCTTGTTCGTGGATGCGACCCTTTGACTAAACCTGTTAACAAGCAGACCTGTGCGCTGCAGCCCTGCCCCACCGAACCTCCAG ATGAAAACTGCCAGGATCGTCCCACCACCAACTGCTCTCTGGCTCTCAAGGTGAACCTCTGCTCTCACTGGTACTACAGCAAGGCCTGTTGCCATTCCTGCCGAAACCTTCGATCTTCCTAA
- the ttc16 gene encoding tetratricopeptide repeat protein 16 isoform X3 codes for MKIWSRISLVLLGLVTLALSLGNLSSRGQEEGVASNSLEDGLEVITYWWGEWTKWTACTRTCGGGVMSQERHCLKQRKKTTTGKDNMTCTGNAKKYHLCNAKECPSTGRSFREEQCWSFNSQVYNGKNYHWKPLYPDDYVHISSNPCDLHCTTSDGQRQLMVPARDGTSCKYSNYRGVCVDGKCEPIGCDGVLFSPNTLDKCGVCQGDGSSCSRVTGNFRRGASSLGYTFITQIPEGSWDIQVIERKKSADILAVTDQAGNFFFNGAYKMDTPQNFHAAGTIFKYRRPTDVYETGIEYIVAKGPIDQPINVLVWNQNGQNPYITYEYTVMRDSMASVSQPPIYTGPQGGSSLVSVEVGSVLQHNQSMYDKNQEQTTGPRAVEGQKPAQETNEVYETANIDCEQDANTQVQYTEGNCSWPSAVGAPGTATVSRPAEDMVNSENLIWRVLLGERLGSDGVLANISTNQLLTHRDGLSSEAEPMELDYSSLEQAGLNGSLLEFTLGNRRNDTDLLLPNRNLTAILRNRGNRTRNNHRLLQKNKPSAADMYRWKLSTQEPCSMTCSIGVSKSLAMCVRYDGIEVDDVYCDALTRPEPVHDFCIGRECQPRWEASSWSECSRTCGEGFQFRLVRCWKMLAPGLDSSVYSDLCTEAQLERPPERRACKSPTCGPQWEVAEWSECPAKCGRRSLVTREVRCSDEAHACDEETRPPSTKNCTGPPCERQWTASEWGPCSGICGHGKTVRHVYCKTAEGRVVPESQCSPENKPLAIHPCGDNECAPHWLTQDWERCNTTCGRGVKRRTVLCVSITSGKVQINEDEECDASKRPADEDTCFERPCFKWYTTPWSECTKTCGVGVRMRDVKCYQGRELVRGCDPLTKPVNKQTCALQPCPTEPPDENCQDRPTTNCSLALKVNLCSHWYYSKACCHSCRNLRSS; via the exons ATGAAGATCTGGTCCAGGATCAGTCTGGTGCTGCTTGGTCTTGTAACTCTGGCTCTGTCTCTGGGAAATCTCTCCAGCAGAGGACAG GAAGAGGGTGTTGCCTCTAACAGTCTGGAGGACGGGCTGGAAGTGATCACATACTGGTGGGGTGAATGGACAAAGTGGACAGCCTGCACTCGTACCTGCGGAGGAGGCGTCATGTCACAGGAGAGACACTGTCTGAAGCAAAG GAAGAAAACAACAACCGGTAAAGACAACATGACATGCACAGGCAATGCAAAAAAGTATCACCTCTGCAATGCAAAG GAATGTCCTTCTACAGGGAGGAGTTTCAGAGAAGAGCAGTGCTGGTCATTCAACTCTCAGGTTTACAATGGAAAGAATTACCACTGGAAACCTCTCTATCCTG ACGACTACGTTCATATCTCCAGTAATCCGTGTGACCTACACTGCACCACCTCTGATGGTCAAAGACAGCTGATGGTTCCTGCACGTGATGGGACGTCCTGCAAGTACAGCAACTACAGAGGCGTGTGTGTCGACGGCAAATGTGAA CCCATAGGATGTGACGGTGTCCTCTTCTCCCCCAACACCCTGGATAAGTGTGGCGTGTGTCAGGGAGACGGGAGCAGCTGCAGTCGAGTTACTGGGAACTTTCGCCGCGGGGCCTCGAGTCTAG GCTATACTTTCATAACTCAAATCCCCGAAGGATCATGGGACATCCAGGTTATTGAGAGGAAGAAGTCTGCAGATATCCTGG CTGTGACTGACCAAGCAGGGAACTTTTTCTTCAATGGGGCGTATAAGATGGACACCCCTCAGAACTTCCACGCCGCAGGGACCATTTTCAAATACCGGCGGCCCACCGATGTGTACGAGACGGGGATCGAGTACATCGTGGCGAAGGGGCCCATCGATCAGCCCATCAATGTTCTG GTCTGGAACCAGAATGGGCAAAATCCGTACATCACATATGAGTACACAGTGATGAGGGACTCTATGGCTTCTGTGTCACAGCCTCCCATTTACACGGGGCCGCAGGGAGGATCCAGTCTGGTTTCAGTGGAGGTTGGGAGTGTTTTACAGCATAACCAGAGCATGTATGATAAGAACCAGGAACAGACCACCGGACCCAGGGCTGTGGAGGGACAAAAGCCTGCTCAGGAAACCAATGAAGTGTATGAGACGGCTAACATTGACTGCGAGCAGGACGCTAACACACAAGTGCAATATACAG AGGGGAACTGCAGCTGGCCCAGTGCAGTAGGAGCTCCTGGGACAGCAACAGTCAGCCGACCGGCAGAGGACATGGTAAACTCTGAAAACCTGATCTGGAGAGTGCTTTTAGGAGAGCGGCTCGGCTCTGATGGTGTCCTCGCCAACATCTCCACCAACCAGCTTCTTACGCATCGAGATGGCTTATCGTCTGAAGCTGAGCCGATGGAGCTGGACTACAGCAGTTTGGAGCAAGCGGGTCTTAATGGCTCACTGCTTGAGTTTACCCTCGGAAACCGACGAAATGACACAGACCTCCTGCTCCCAAACAGAAATCTTACTGCCATTTTACGCAACCGTGGCAATCGCACCAG gaATAACCATAGGCTCCTTCAGAAGAACAAACCAAGCGCTGCTGACATGTACCGGTGGAAGTTGTCCACACAGGAGCCCTGCAGTATGACATGTTCCATTG GTGTGTCAAAATCACTTGCCATGTGTGTGCGGTATGATGGCATCGAGGTGGATGATGTTTATTGTGACGCTTTGACTCGACCAGAGCCGGTTCATGATTTCTGCATTGGTAGAGAATGCCAGCCCAG ATGGGAGGCGAGCAGCTGGAGTGAGTGCTCTCGGACCTGTGGGGAAGGTTTTCAGTTTCGGCTGGTGCGCTGCTGGAAGATGCTGGCTCCTGGACTCGACAGCTCGGTGTACAGTGACCTCTGTACTGAAGCGCAGCTCGAGCGGCCTCCAGAGCGCCGGGCCTGCAAGAGCCCCACCTGCGGCCCACAGTGGGAGGTAGCAGAGTGGTCTGAG TGTCCAGCTAAATGTGGTCGCAGGAGTCTGGTCACTCGAGAGGTCAGATGCTCAGATGAGGCCCATGCGTGTGATGAGGAAACTCGTCCACCATCGACCAAAAATTGCACAGGCCCTCCATGTGAGCGCCAGTGGACAGCATCCGAGTGGGGACCG tGTTCAGGGATCTGTGGTCATGGAAAAACGGTGAGGCATGTGTACTGCAAAACAGCAGAGGGCCGAGTGGTACCCGAGTCTCAGTGCTCACCTGAAAACAAGCCTCTGGCTATTCACCCCTGCGGAGAcaatgaatgtgctccacactgGCTGACCCAGGACTGGGAGAGG TGCAACACAACATGTGGACGGGGTGTGAAGAGAAGGACAGTGCTGTGTGTCAGCATTACAAGTGGGAAGGTCCAGATTAATGAGGATGAGGAATGTGACGCCAGCAAGAGGCCAGCGGATGAGGACACCTGCTTCGAGAGGCCTTGCTTTAAGTGGTACACAACGCCGTGGTCTGAG TGCACCAAGACGTGTGGTGTGGGTGTGCGGATGAGGGATGTGAAGTGTTATCAGGGACGAGAGCTTGTTCGTGGATGCGACCCTTTGACTAAACCTGTTAACAAGCAGACCTGTGCGCTGCAGCCCTGCCCCACCGAACCTCCAG ATGAAAACTGCCAGGATCGTCCCACCACCAACTGCTCTCTGGCTCTCAAGGTGAACCTCTGCTCTCACTGGTACTACAGCAAGGCCTGTTGCCATTCCTGCCGAAACCTTCGATCTTCCTAA